GCGCCCCGTCGCCTGTCTTCACCACACCGAGCAGCTTGATGGTGTAGCCGAGCTGGCCTGCAAACTGCATGTCCAGCCGGCTGATGGTCCGGATGCCCTCCACGTGGATTTGTTTCGGGTTTACCCAGAATCCATGCGCGAGCGACGCGAGCAGTCCTATCTTGTGCTGCGAGTCCCATCCGTCGATGTCGAGGTCGGGCGGCGTCTCGGCGTAGCCCTGCTGCTGCGCGTCGGCGAGCACGGTGTCGAAGTCCTCTCCCTCGTGCTTCATGCGCGAGAGGATGTAATTGCACGTGCCGTTGACGATTCCATAGAGCGCTGTGACGCGATTGCCGACGAAGCCCTCTCGCAGCGACTTGATGATCGGGATTCCGCCGCAAACGCTCGCCTCGTAGTAGAGATTCGTGCCGTGGTCACGCGCGGTCTGGAACAGTTCCTCGCCATGAGCCGAGAGCAAGGCCTTGTTTGCGGTCACGACTGGTTTGCCGAGTCGCAGCGCGGTCAGCACCATTTCCCGGGCAAGGGTGACCCCGCCCGCGAGTTCCGCTACAATGTGCACCTGCGGGTCCGCCACGACACTCCGCCAGTCGGTCGTCAACAGGTGCTGCGCGATTGGATAGGGGCGCGGTTCATCGAACGCTTTCACGGCGACCCTGCGCAGGCGCACCTCGACGCCGGTGCGCGAAGCCATGAGCGCGCCGTTCCGCTGCAATGCGTGGACCACGCCGCTACCCACCGTGCCGCCGCCGATCATTCCCACGATCGCCTGTTGCATAGAGGCCGAGAGAGTGCAGGCATCGTTGCGTCGGGACAAATCCTTTTTGGAGTCGCCTCGCGGCGGTCATATGTTTTCAAGTCATAACTTGGCGGCGCGAATCACACCCGGACAAATCACCCTTGTCATGGCGGCTATGAGTGCCTAGGCTGCGCGCCACATGAAAAACGTCAACGTTCAACAATACCTTTCACTCCACCAATCGCTCTTGAATGAGAAGGCCGCGCTGGAGGCGCGTCTGGCTCAGGTCGCAAAGGCGCTTTCCGGCCGGGCCGTTGCCGCGGCAGCGACCAAGCCGCCCGCGCGTCGCGGACGCCCGTCGGGCAAAGCGACGGCCAAGCCGGGACGCAAGCCGGGACGCAAGCGTGTGCAGAATTCCATGTCCATGCGCGAGGCGGTGGTGAAAGTGCTGGCGGGCAAAACGCTCGCCAGGCGGGAGGTGCTCGCGGGCGTGCTCAAGCTCGGATACAAGTTCAACACGAAGGACCCGCTCAACTCGCTCGGCGTCATCCTCTACAAGGACAAGGCCATCAAGCTCGCGAACGGAAAGTTCTCCCTGACGAAGTAGCCGGTTGTTGGGGGCGGATTTCAGGTAGCCTCACGTCCGGTCGAGGCACGATCGCGCTGCCGTGGTTGTGTTGCCCGGCAAATCACGCGCAAACAATCCTCAATCACTGGAGCATGCTCGCCCGCCGCGTCATTCCGTGCCTTGACGTCCACGGCGGCCAGGTTACGCGCGGCGTTCAGTTCGGGCGCGCGGAGGCGGGAGGACTTCGCAACGTCGGGGACCCGGTCGAACTCGCGATGCGTTACAACGAGCAAGGCGCGGATGAGATGGTGTTCTTCGACATCACAGCGAGCGCGCACGGCAGGGCGAGCATGGTCAGCGTCATCGAGCGCGCCGCCGACGAGTGCTTCATGCCGCTGACCGTCGGCGGGGGCATCCGGACCGTGGACGACATGCACACGATGCTTCGCGCCGGTGCGGACAAAGTGAGCATCAACACGTCCGCCATCAGTCATCCCGGTCTCATCCGCGCCGGCGCGGAGAAATTCGGCAGCCAGTGCATCGTCGTGTCCATCGACGTGAAGCGCACCGCGCCGGGCCGATGGGAGGTTTTTTCCAAGGGCGGCCGCGAGCCCACGGGCATGGAAGCCGTCGAGTGGGCGACGCGAGCCGTTTCGCTTGGGGCGGGCGAGATCGTGCTGAACTCGATCGACGCCGACGGGACGAAGGCCGGGTTTGACCTCGTCATTACGCGGCGCATCAGCGAGTCGGTCGGCGTGCCGGTGGTGGCGAGCGGAGGCGCGGGTTCGCTCGAGCACATGGCCGAGGTCTTGCTCGAGGGCAAGGCCGACGCGGTGCTGGCCGCGAGCGTCTTTCACTTTGGCGAACAGACCGTCGGGGACGCGAAGCGCTATTTGTCCTCGCGTGGAATTCCGGTGCGACCATGACAGACCTCACTCAAAACCGCTGGCTTCCGATCGCGTTGCTCACGGCGTCCAACGTGTTCATGACCTTCGCGTGGTATGGCCACCTCAAGTTCAAGCAACTGCCGCTCGGGTTCGTCGTGCTCGCGAGCTGGGGCATTGCCTTCTTCGAGTATTGCCTGATGGTGCCCGCCAATCGCTGGGGCAACTCGACCTACTCCGCCACGCAGCTCAAGATCATGCAGGAAGTCATCACGCTCGTCGTGTTCGTCGGTTTCGCCGTCGCGTATCTCGGTGAACGGCTCCGATGGAATCACTTCGCCGCATTCCTCTGCATCCTCGCCGCGGTCGGTTTCACCTTCATCCCGAAGGAATGATGGCGGCGGGGCGGTCTGCCAGTTTCAACTTTGTGCGTTCGCGCCTTTGTGGTGTGATGCCGCGCGCATGAGCTTTTACGACAAACTCAAGTTCACGAACGACGGCCTCATCCCGGCCATCGTGCAGGAGCAGTCCACCGGCCGCGTGCTGATGATGGCGTGGATGAACCGCGCCTCGATCGAGACCACCATCGCCACGGGCAAGACGCATTTCTGGAGCCGCTCCCGGCAGAAGTTCTGGATGAAGGGCGAGTCGAGCGGACACGTGCAGGTGGTCAAAGCCATCGCCTTCGACTGCGACGGCGACACGCTGCTCATCCAAGTCGAGCAGACTGGCGCCGCTTGCCATGAGGGATTCAAGTCGTGCTTCTTCCGCTCGGTCGAGCCCGGCGGCGAAGCGTGGAAGGAAACCGAGCCGCGCCTCGAGAACCCGGAAACAATTTACGGCAAGAAGTGATTCGCGTGCGGCGCGCGTGAGCCGCCACGACGAGCCGCGCACGATCCCATCGAATCCTCCCTCCGCACGCCCATGGAAGAATCCGTCGCATTCGGCAGCGTCCAATACTGGGTGATGCTGGCGCTGCTGGTGTTCGCGCGCGGCATGGACTTCCTCAGCACGTGGATTGCCACGCCGAACCTGTTGCTCGAGGCGAACCCCATCGCTCGCAAGCTGGGCTGGCGCTGGGGCGCGGTGTTCAACGCCGTCATCTGCGTGCTTGCCGCGGCATGGACGCTCGCGGCGATCGTCGTGAGCACCACGAGCCTTCTTGTGGCGGCGCGCAATTTCAAATCCGCCTGGTTCATGCGTGTGCTTGGAGAGGATCGATACCGCGCATGGGTCGGCGATTTGATCGATCAGGCGGGGATTCGCACGCAACTCGTCTGCCTGCTTGGGGAGACGAGCCTCACGGCGTTCATCGGCGCGGCGGTGGTTTACTTCGGCTGGAATCACCTCGTCCTCCTGTCCATCGGTGTCGGTATCGTCGCCTACGCTGGCGCGGTCGCGTTCTACACGCTGCTTTCGCTGTGGCGCTCCCGGTCGCGCATCGGATAGAGATTTCGCCGCATGTATTCGCCGACGCTCAACGAGTTCCTGCAACGGACGGGGCAGGGGAACCTCATCCCGGTCACCCGCCGCATCCTCGCGGACTTCGAGACGCCGCTGTCCGCCTACAAAAAGATCCGCGGGCAGGGCGAGTCATTCCTCTTCGAGTCTGTGGAGGGTGGCGAGCATCTCGGGCGCTACTCGTTCGTCGGCTGCAACCCGCGCGCCGTCATCCGGCAGACGGGCGCGGTGGTCGAGGTGTTGGAAGGCGGGAAGGCCGCGGAAAAGTTCGGCGTGCCCGTGCACGGCAAGGAGCCGTGCGAGAAGTGCGTCCGCGACGGCCTCGAAGTCGTCGAGCGCGTCCTCGCGCGCTTCAAGCCCGTCGCAGTGCCGGGGCTGCCGCGCTTCACCGGCGGCGCGGTCGGGTTCATCGGCTACGAATTCATCCATGACGTCGAGCCCGTGGTGCCGCGGCCCGCGCGCGACGAGCTTGGCACGCCCACCATGGTCTTCCTCATCGCGGACGAGTTGCTGATCTTCGACCGCGTCGCGCAGACCATCACCATCCTCGTCAACGCCGTGCTCGACGATGCGCCCTCCGCCACCGAGGCCTACGAGAACGCCGTCGCCGAGATCGAGCGGCTCGTGTCGCTGCTCGAACAACCTTCCCAACACGCGCCCGTGACGCTTCCCGCGGAGGCGCCGCACCTCGCGTTCGAGTCCAACACGCCCAAGGAGAAGTTCCTCGCCAACGTCCGCAAGTCGAAGGAGTTCATCACCGCGGGCGACGTCATCCAAATTGTCGGGTCACAGCGCTTCAGCGCCGAGACCGAGGCGTCGCCCGTGGACGTTTACCGCGCCGCGCGTTCGGTGAACCCCTCGCCCTACATGTTCCTGCTCGAACTCGGCGGCTTTTCGCTCGTCGGCGCGTCGCCGGAAATTCACGTGCGCTGCGAGGATCGCAAAGTTGAAATTCGTCCCATCGCCGGCACGCGCCGTCGCGGCAAGACGCCGGACGAAGACGCCGCGTTGGAAAAGGAACTGCTCGCCGACCCGAAGGAGCGCGCCGAACATGTCATGCTGGTGGACCTCGCGCGCAACGACATCGGGCGCGTGTGCGATTTCGGCAGCGTGCAGGTGCGCGACCTGATGATCGTCGAGCGTTACAGCCACGTGATGCACATCGTGTCGAGCGTCGAGGGCCGGCTGGCGGCGGACAAAACCAGTTACGACCTGATGCGCGCGACGTTCCCGGCGGGCACGGTGAGCGGCGCGCCGAAGATTCGCGCCATGCAGATCATCTCCGAACTCGAGGGCACGACGCGCGGGCCGTATGCCGGTTGCGTGGGCTACTTCAGTTTCAACGGCAACTGTGACACCTGCATCACCATCCGCACCGCGCTGCTTAAGGACGGCAAAGCGTATGTTCAGGCGGGAGGCGGCTGGGTCAATGACTCAGAGCCAGAGAGCGAGTTTCAGGAGACGGTGAACAAGAGCAAGGCGATGCTGAAGGCAGTGGCGTTGGCGGAGGGTATCGGGGCGACCGGCTGACCTCCGCGGGCGGGTTTGGAGCCGACGCATGACTTCGCGCCCGCCACTGAACGATGTATTGAG
The sequence above is drawn from the Verrucomicrobiota bacterium genome and encodes:
- a CDS encoding homoserine dehydrogenase, which encodes MQQAIVGMIGGGTVGSGVVHALQRNGALMASRTGVEVRLRRVAVKAFDEPRPYPIAQHLLTTDWRSVVADPQVHIVAELAGGVTLAREMVLTALRLGKPVVTANKALLSAHGEELFQTARDHGTNLYYEASVCGGIPIIKSLREGFVGNRVTALYGIVNGTCNYILSRMKHEGEDFDTVLADAQQQGYAETPPDLDIDGWDSQHKIGLLASLAHGFWVNPKQIHVEGIRTISRLDMQFAGQLGYTIKLLGVVKTGDGARASRTAAAKRSIQVSVYPALVRNSHVLASVSGVFNAVFVRGDVVGDTLFYGRGAGKDATASAVLSDLADAALDLKYKSNRRVPPFVPHERD
- the hisF gene encoding imidazole glycerol phosphate synthase subunit HisF, with the translated sequence MLARRVIPCLDVHGGQVTRGVQFGRAEAGGLRNVGDPVELAMRYNEQGADEMVFFDITASAHGRASMVSVIERAADECFMPLTVGGGIRTVDDMHTMLRAGADKVSINTSAISHPGLIRAGAEKFGSQCIVVSIDVKRTAPGRWEVFSKGGREPTGMEAVEWATRAVSLGAGEIVLNSIDADGTKAGFDLVITRRISESVGVPVVASGGAGSLEHMAEVLLEGKADAVLAASVFHFGEQTVGDAKRYLSSRGIPVRP
- a CDS encoding DMT family protein yields the protein MTDLTQNRWLPIALLTASNVFMTFAWYGHLKFKQLPLGFVVLASWGIAFFEYCLMVPANRWGNSTYSATQLKIMQEVITLVVFVGFAVAYLGERLRWNHFAAFLCILAAVGFTFIPKE
- the hisI gene encoding phosphoribosyl-AMP cyclohydrolase — its product is MSFYDKLKFTNDGLIPAIVQEQSTGRVLMMAWMNRASIETTIATGKTHFWSRSRQKFWMKGESSGHVQVVKAIAFDCDGDTLLIQVEQTGAACHEGFKSCFFRSVEPGGEAWKETEPRLENPETIYGKK
- the trpE gene encoding anthranilate synthase component I is translated as MYSPTLNEFLQRTGQGNLIPVTRRILADFETPLSAYKKIRGQGESFLFESVEGGEHLGRYSFVGCNPRAVIRQTGAVVEVLEGGKAAEKFGVPVHGKEPCEKCVRDGLEVVERVLARFKPVAVPGLPRFTGGAVGFIGYEFIHDVEPVVPRPARDELGTPTMVFLIADELLIFDRVAQTITILVNAVLDDAPSATEAYENAVAEIERLVSLLEQPSQHAPVTLPAEAPHLAFESNTPKEKFLANVRKSKEFITAGDVIQIVGSQRFSAETEASPVDVYRAARSVNPSPYMFLLELGGFSLVGASPEIHVRCEDRKVEIRPIAGTRRRGKTPDEDAALEKELLADPKERAEHVMLVDLARNDIGRVCDFGSVQVRDLMIVERYSHVMHIVSSVEGRLAADKTSYDLMRATFPAGTVSGAPKIRAMQIISELEGTTRGPYAGCVGYFSFNGNCDTCITIRTALLKDGKAYVQAGGGWVNDSEPESEFQETVNKSKAMLKAVALAEGIGATG